A section of the Cutibacterium granulosum genome encodes:
- the lpdA gene encoding dihydrolipoyl dehydrogenase encodes MSSHFDVVVLGAGPGGYVAAIRAAQLGKKTAIIEKEYWGGVCLNVGCIPTKSLLRNAELANIVTKQASTFGISGDVTVDFGKAYSRSRDVSGRMVNGIHYLMKKNKVTEYHGWGEFTGPRGIVVKDDGGAVSEELTFDSCIIASGSSVKTLPGTQLSERVVTYREQILSDEVPESIIIAGSGAIGTEFAYVLANYGAKVTIVEYLDRMVPNEDPEVSKELTRAYKRMGVKVMASTKVDAIDDSGDKVKVTVSPAKSGDAQVLEADRVLQAVGFAPRTEGFGLETTGVKLTERGAIAVDDFMRTNVDGIYAIGDCTAKLMLAHTAEAQGVVAAETIAGAETMPINYDMIPRVTYCQPQIASFGYTEQQARDKGYDVKVNKFPFSANGKAWGVGDGSGFVKVVADARHNELLGATIIGHDVSDLIPVLTLAQMWDITTEEVGRNIFPHPSMSEAIKDAVEGIAGEMINI; translated from the coding sequence ATGAGCTCACACTTTGACGTCGTCGTCCTCGGAGCCGGCCCTGGTGGCTATGTCGCCGCCATCCGCGCCGCACAGCTTGGCAAGAAGACCGCAATCATCGAGAAGGAGTACTGGGGCGGCGTGTGCCTCAACGTCGGGTGCATCCCCACCAAGTCGCTCCTGCGCAACGCCGAACTCGCCAACATCGTCACCAAGCAGGCCAGCACCTTCGGCATCTCAGGTGATGTCACCGTTGACTTCGGCAAGGCCTACTCCCGCTCCCGTGACGTGTCCGGCCGCATGGTGAATGGCATCCACTACCTCATGAAGAAGAACAAGGTCACCGAGTACCACGGCTGGGGCGAGTTCACTGGGCCCAGGGGGATCGTCGTCAAGGACGACGGGGGAGCGGTGAGTGAGGAACTCACCTTCGACAGCTGCATCATCGCCTCCGGCTCGTCGGTGAAGACGCTGCCGGGCACCCAGCTGTCCGAACGGGTCGTCACCTATCGCGAGCAGATCCTCTCCGACGAGGTCCCCGAGTCGATCATCATTGCCGGCTCCGGTGCCATCGGCACAGAGTTCGCCTACGTTCTGGCCAACTACGGAGCCAAGGTGACGATCGTGGAATACCTGGATCGCATGGTCCCCAACGAGGATCCCGAGGTCTCCAAGGAGCTCACCCGCGCCTACAAGAGGATGGGTGTGAAGGTCATGGCGTCCACCAAGGTGGACGCCATTGACGACTCCGGTGACAAGGTCAAGGTCACCGTCTCCCCGGCCAAGAGCGGCGATGCGCAGGTGCTGGAGGCCGACCGCGTCCTGCAGGCCGTCGGATTCGCCCCACGCACCGAGGGATTCGGGCTGGAGACCACCGGGGTCAAGCTCACCGAGCGCGGCGCCATCGCCGTGGACGACTTCATGCGCACCAATGTCGACGGCATCTATGCCATCGGTGACTGCACGGCAAAGCTCATGCTGGCCCACACTGCCGAGGCCCAGGGTGTCGTCGCCGCCGAGACCATCGCGGGTGCCGAGACCATGCCGATCAACTACGACATGATCCCGCGCGTCACCTACTGCCAGCCACAGATCGCGTCGTTCGGATACACCGAGCAGCAGGCCAGGGACAAGGGCTACGACGTCAAGGTCAACAAGTTCCCGTTCTCCGCCAACGGCAAGGCCTGGGGAGTGGGGGACGGATCGGGATTCGTCAAGGTCGTTGCCGACGCCCGCCACAACGAGCTGCTGGGCGCCACGATCATCGGTCACGACGTCTCCGACCTCATCCCGGTACTCACTCTGGCACAGATGTGGGACATCACCACCGAGGAGGTGGGACGCAACATCTTCCCGCACCCGTCGATGTCCGAGGCCATCAAGGACGCTGTCGAGGGCATTGCCGGTGAGATGATCAACATCTGA
- a CDS encoding cupin domain-containing protein, with product MEIVDNGPEPNVFDLETATEENTNYRTTAWTGKYLQVTLMSIPVGESIGWEVHPETDQFLRLDGGTGKCILGPNENQDEATVVQDVSDGWAVQVPAGTWHDIVNTGDEPMQVYAVYAPSHHAKGIVHETAADAEADEKSGKDTPPEWTIQPK from the coding sequence ATGGAGATTGTGGACAACGGACCCGAGCCCAACGTCTTCGATCTGGAGACTGCCACCGAGGAGAACACCAATTACCGCACGACGGCGTGGACCGGCAAGTACCTGCAGGTGACGCTCATGTCGATCCCGGTGGGGGAGTCCATCGGTTGGGAGGTGCACCCCGAGACCGATCAGTTCCTGCGTCTGGACGGCGGCACGGGCAAGTGCATTCTGGGCCCCAACGAGAACCAGGATGAGGCCACCGTCGTGCAGGACGTCAGCGACGGCTGGGCCGTGCAGGTGCCGGCCGGTACGTGGCACGACATCGTCAACACCGGCGACGAGCCGATGCAGGTCTATGCGGTGTACGCGCCGAGCCACCACGCCAAGGGCATCGTCCACGAGACCGCTGCCGACGCCGAGGCGGACGAGAAGTCCGGCAAGGACACCCCGCCGGAGTGGACCATCCAGCCCAAGTGA
- a CDS encoding helix-turn-helix domain-containing protein, whose amino-acid sequence MDNVSPASVGRLIRDARKQRGLTQHQLAELLNTSQSAIHRIEAGNQNLSLDYINRIAQALESPLLTTPGTGTMNYLIEGGHQLSGSIEVRSSKNAAVALLCASLINRGRTVLHGIAHIEEVNRILEVLRSIGMQTEWSDDGVDLTLTRPDELCLDQMDIDAARRTRSVIMFLGPLQRVYKEFKLPYAGGCNLGARTVEPHLQVLRAFGLEVVATEGFYNCQVSEDGDKSGDRERHIVLTERGDTVTENALLAAAQTPSLTVLRNASPNYMVQDLCVFLTKLGVRIEGIGTTTLKVHGVSDINADVEYWPSEDPIEAMSLMTAAIVTDSELTIERCPIEFLEIELAILKEMGLKYELSSEYPSNNDFTRLVDITVFPSHLIAVADKIHPMPFPGLNIDNLPFFAVIAAQAQGQTLIHDWVYENRAIHLVDLGKLGASVQLLDPHRLIVHGPTHWRGRELICPPALRPAVCLLLAALAATGETTLRDVYMINRGYEDLPTRLNALGASISVFTE is encoded by the coding sequence GTGGACAACGTCAGCCCTGCATCCGTTGGACGCCTCATCCGTGATGCCCGCAAGCAGCGTGGTCTCACCCAGCACCAGCTGGCAGAACTGCTCAACACCTCCCAGAGCGCCATCCATCGCATCGAGGCCGGCAATCAGAATCTCTCCCTAGACTACATCAACCGGATTGCCCAGGCTCTGGAATCGCCACTGTTGACGACGCCGGGCACCGGCACGATGAACTACCTCATCGAGGGGGGTCACCAGCTCTCCGGTTCGATCGAGGTGCGGTCGTCGAAGAATGCCGCTGTCGCCCTGCTGTGTGCCAGCCTCATCAACCGCGGACGTACCGTGCTGCACGGCATCGCCCACATCGAGGAGGTCAACCGCATCCTCGAGGTGCTGCGCTCCATCGGCATGCAGACCGAGTGGTCCGACGACGGCGTCGATCTCACCCTGACACGCCCTGACGAGCTGTGCTTGGACCAGATGGACATCGACGCGGCACGACGCACCCGAAGCGTCATCATGTTCCTGGGCCCCCTGCAACGCGTCTACAAGGAGTTCAAGCTGCCCTACGCCGGGGGTTGCAACCTCGGGGCTCGTACCGTCGAACCCCACCTGCAGGTGTTGCGAGCCTTCGGACTGGAGGTCGTGGCCACTGAAGGATTCTACAACTGCCAGGTCAGTGAGGACGGCGACAAGAGCGGCGACCGGGAACGTCACATCGTCCTCACCGAGCGCGGCGACACCGTCACCGAGAACGCCTTGTTGGCCGCCGCTCAGACACCCAGCCTCACCGTGCTGCGCAACGCCAGCCCCAACTACATGGTGCAGGACCTGTGCGTCTTCCTCACCAAGCTCGGTGTGCGGATCGAAGGCATCGGTACGACCACCCTCAAGGTACATGGTGTGAGTGACATCAACGCCGACGTGGAGTACTGGCCCTCCGAGGACCCGATCGAGGCGATGAGCCTCATGACGGCTGCCATCGTCACCGACTCCGAACTCACCATCGAACGCTGCCCCATTGAATTCCTCGAGATTGAGCTGGCCATTCTCAAGGAGATGGGGCTGAAGTATGAGCTCTCCTCGGAATATCCCTCCAACAACGACTTCACCCGGCTGGTCGACATCACCGTGTTCCCCAGCCACCTGATTGCAGTGGCCGACAAGATCCACCCCATGCCGTTCCCCGGCCTCAACATTGACAACCTGCCGTTCTTCGCAGTGATTGCCGCGCAGGCTCAGGGGCAGACCCTCATCCACGACTGGGTGTACGAGAACCGAGCCATCCACCTGGTCGACCTGGGAAAGCTCGGTGCATCCGTACAGCTGCTCGACCCCCATCGGCTCATCGTTCACGGTCCCACTCACTGGCGTGGCCGTGAACTCATCTGCCCGCCTGCCCTGCGTCCCGCTGTCTGTCTGCTGCTGGCCGCCCTAGCCGCCACTGGGGAGACAACTCTGCGGGACGTCTACATGATCAATCGCGGCTATGAGGACCTGCCCACTCGGCTCAATGCTCTGGGGGCGTCGATCAGCGTCTTCACCGAGTGA
- a CDS encoding ornithine carbamoyltransferase, whose product MAFNLRDRDLLSLNNHSAREVHYLLDLARDLKRAKYAGIEQPQLTGKNIALIFEKASTRTRCAFEVAAHDQGAHVTYLGPSGSHIGHKESMKDTARVLGRMYDAIEYRGFSQKDVQTLADHSGVPVFNGLTDEYHPTQMLADILTIQEHTSKPLPEVKFAYLGDGRNNMANSLLLICSKLGMDVRIVTPDSLRPTDEILAMAADNAKVSGARVSVTADVDEGVKDVDFVCTDVWVSMGEPVESWAERIDILLPYQINSKLLERTGNPDVLFMHCLPAFHNCETEVGREVAERYPQLANGIEVTEDVFESSANIAFEEAENRMHSIKAVLVSSLS is encoded by the coding sequence ATGGCGTTCAACCTCAGGGACAGGGACCTGCTGTCACTCAACAACCACTCGGCACGCGAGGTGCACTACCTGCTCGACCTGGCTCGAGACCTCAAACGGGCCAAGTACGCCGGCATCGAGCAACCGCAGCTCACCGGCAAGAACATCGCCCTCATCTTCGAGAAGGCCTCCACCCGCACTCGTTGCGCCTTCGAGGTCGCCGCCCACGACCAGGGCGCCCACGTCACCTACCTGGGCCCCAGCGGATCACACATCGGCCACAAGGAGTCCATGAAGGACACCGCCCGTGTGCTCGGACGCATGTACGACGCCATCGAGTACCGTGGCTTCTCCCAGAAGGACGTGCAGACCCTCGCCGACCACTCCGGCGTACCGGTCTTCAACGGCCTCACCGACGAGTACCACCCCACCCAGATGCTCGCCGACATCCTCACCATCCAGGAACACACCTCCAAGCCCCTGCCCGAGGTGAAGTTCGCCTACCTCGGTGACGGCCGCAACAACATGGCCAACTCCCTGCTGCTCATCTGCAGCAAACTCGGTATGGACGTGCGCATCGTCACCCCCGACTCCCTGCGTCCCACCGATGAGATCCTCGCCATGGCCGCTGACAATGCCAAGGTCTCCGGTGCCCGGGTGAGTGTCACCGCCGATGTCGACGAAGGCGTCAAGGACGTCGACTTCGTGTGCACCGACGTGTGGGTGTCGATGGGTGAGCCCGTCGAGTCCTGGGCCGAGCGGATCGACATCCTACTGCCCTACCAGATCAACTCGAAGTTGCTGGAGCGCACCGGCAATCCAGACGTCCTGTTCATGCACTGCCTGCCGGCCTTCCACAACTGCGAGACCGAGGTCGGCCGCGAGGTCGCGGAGCGGTACCCGCAGCTGGCCAACGGCATCGAGGTCACCGAGGACGTCTTCGAGTCGTCTGCCAACATCGCCTTCGAGGAGGCCGAGAACCGCATGCACAGCATCAAGGCAGTCCTCGTCTCCTCCTTGTCCTGA
- a CDS encoding MFS transporter — translation MSSDERFQPGTRGYRRVTWALFAAGLATFAELYTTQPLLPLLSTHFGVTAGSAALSVSVTTLTLGIALLFVGPMSEVIGRTKVMMISLFGASVMVVACAAAPTWGSLLALRGLLGFAVAGLPAVAVAYLREEVAPSAMARATGQYIGGTALGGMSGRLVAGALADVGGWRLAVAGIGVLGLVCAIFVRATLPPSRHFVAVPLDHRVLWTMTRRVLSDRVLLALYVLPFLSMGAFVAVYNAMGFRLAAAPYQLSAGAAGLVFLIYLLGSVSSSRAGRFADRYGHRAVVPLTLVLMLAGLLISLARPLALVIVGLALFTMGFFGCHGVATGWVVTRAAASGPGAGQASALYTFMYYLGSSVAGFIAGIAWSAGGWSRVVEFTGALVAVGFVISMWLRRTSPLPEHRQP, via the coding sequence ATGAGCAGTGACGAACGGTTCCAGCCAGGTACTCGTGGATACAGACGTGTGACGTGGGCCCTGTTCGCTGCCGGTCTGGCGACGTTCGCCGAGCTCTACACGACTCAACCACTGCTCCCCCTGCTCAGTACGCATTTCGGTGTCACTGCCGGGTCAGCTGCGCTGTCGGTGAGCGTGACGACCCTCACCCTGGGAATCGCGCTGCTCTTCGTCGGCCCGATGAGTGAGGTCATCGGGCGCACCAAGGTCATGATGATCTCGTTGTTCGGGGCCTCGGTGATGGTCGTCGCGTGCGCCGCAGCACCGACATGGGGTTCGCTGTTGGCTTTGCGTGGTCTGTTGGGGTTCGCCGTGGCCGGGCTCCCGGCGGTGGCCGTCGCGTATCTGCGTGAGGAAGTCGCTCCCAGCGCCATGGCACGAGCCACCGGACAGTACATCGGTGGCACCGCCCTGGGCGGGATGAGTGGACGTCTGGTGGCCGGAGCGCTGGCCGACGTCGGCGGATGGCGTCTGGCCGTTGCCGGCATCGGCGTGCTCGGGTTGGTGTGTGCGATCTTCGTGCGTGCCACCCTGCCGCCCTCGCGGCATTTCGTCGCCGTCCCGTTGGATCACCGAGTGCTGTGGACCATGACCCGGCGGGTGCTCTCGGATCGGGTGCTCCTGGCGCTCTACGTGCTTCCGTTCCTGTCGATGGGTGCCTTCGTCGCGGTCTACAACGCCATGGGCTTCCGACTCGCGGCCGCACCGTACCAACTGTCGGCCGGGGCGGCCGGGCTGGTCTTCCTCATCTATCTGCTGGGCTCGGTGTCCTCGTCTCGAGCCGGTCGATTCGCTGACCGGTACGGTCACCGTGCCGTGGTTCCGTTGACGCTCGTCCTCATGCTCGCCGGGCTGTTGATCAGCCTTGCCCGACCCTTGGCCCTCGTCATCGTGGGACTGGCCCTGTTCACGATGGGATTCTTCGGGTGCCACGGTGTCGCGACCGGGTGGGTGGTGACGCGCGCAGCTGCAAGCGGTCCGGGGGCCGGTCAGGCATCGGCCCTCTACACCTTCATGTACTACCTGGGCTCGTCGGTTGCCGGATTCATCGCCGGGATCGCATGGTCGGCCGGAGGGTGGTCACGGGTCGTCGAGTTCACCGGGGCGTTGGTCGCCGTCGGATTCGTGATCTCCATGTGGCTGCGGAGAACATCTCCATTGCCGGAGCATCGTCAACCATGA
- a CDS encoding type I restriction enzyme subunit R domain-containing protein, with amino-acid sequence MSDPDVPEKQWTEAEINGFSASELPEKFHGDDYQVLVVAEKYQTGFDEPLLHTMYVDKKLAGVKSVQTLSRLNRTASGKEDTFVLDFANTAEEIQKAFQPFYEETVAEKTDPNALYNLSGDLWAAQVLSESEMDAAVTALLSDDPARQGEVYRNLEFAQGRWMKLDNEEAEEFRAKLNHFCRAYSFLSQVMPFIDPSLERLYLYGKLLLTQLPTGEHDPMPQLSKEVLLTHLRMSVTGETDIQLEAGDQTPGTALPGEGLGSKTEPVTDKLSALIEVMNEKFGADLDESDKLVFEQTRMDIMRREDLRIIAEGNDREHYRLALADEVDDLIASRGNRNAQLFDAYYARPEIRDAFIDFVSTTWEDFRAAAK; translated from the coding sequence GTGAGCGATCCCGACGTGCCAGAGAAGCAGTGGACCGAGGCCGAGATCAACGGGTTCTCCGCGTCAGAACTTCCCGAGAAGTTCCACGGTGATGACTACCAGGTGCTCGTGGTGGCCGAGAAGTACCAGACCGGATTCGACGAACCGCTGCTGCACACCATGTACGTCGACAAGAAGCTTGCCGGGGTCAAGTCTGTCCAGACCTTGTCGCGTCTCAACCGTACCGCGTCGGGCAAGGAAGACACCTTCGTCCTCGACTTCGCCAACACCGCCGAGGAGATTCAAAAGGCATTCCAGCCCTTCTACGAGGAAACCGTGGCGGAGAAGACCGACCCAAACGCTCTGTACAACCTGAGTGGCGATCTGTGGGCCGCGCAGGTGCTCTCCGAATCGGAGATGGACGCTGCGGTCACCGCCCTACTCAGTGACGATCCGGCACGCCAGGGCGAGGTGTACCGCAATCTCGAGTTCGCCCAAGGCCGCTGGATGAAGCTCGATAATGAAGAAGCCGAGGAGTTTCGAGCAAAACTCAACCACTTCTGCCGCGCCTACAGCTTCCTATCCCAGGTGATGCCGTTCATCGACCCATCGCTGGAAAGGCTCTACCTCTACGGCAAGCTCCTGCTCACCCAACTTCCCACTGGCGAGCACGATCCGATGCCGCAGCTCAGCAAGGAGGTGCTACTCACACACCTGCGCATGAGCGTCACTGGGGAAACCGACATCCAGCTCGAGGCTGGCGACCAGACACCGGGCACCGCCCTGCCGGGTGAGGGGCTGGGCAGCAAGACCGAACCGGTCACCGACAAGCTCTCGGCACTCATCGAGGTGATGAACGAGAAATTTGGTGCCGATCTCGACGAGTCCGACAAACTCGTCTTCGAGCAGACCCGCATGGATATCATGCGTCGAGAGGACCTGCGCATCATTGCCGAGGGCAACGACCGGGAACACTACCGGCTTGCCCTGGCCGACGAGGTGGACGACCTCATTGCCAGCCGTGGCAATCGCAATGCACAACTCTTCGACGCCTACTATGCACGCCCCGAGATTCGCGACGCGTTCATCGACTTCGTCAGTACCACCTGGGAAGATTTCCGGGCTGCGGCCAAGTGA
- a CDS encoding DUF389 domain-containing protein, whose protein sequence is MMQLRVVTTEEDTDDVLRLLSQAEGVTFPQVYRGVVVEPPGNVIVAGVTRESADPVIDAIRNLGVGETGLIALNESETWISEPGLVAELTTPGSEADAMVWPTIIKRAYDESELNWTFISTFILSTLLAGIAIITDSQILTVGAMVLGPEFGAVVALALALVRRRPHLFALAARALAMGFVVSTLVTALVTKLGSVMGWLSASSIRANRQATSFIYHPDRWSLAVALIAGIVGVLALTSSRTGGLSGVFISVTTIPAAANIGVALALGEWDEIRGSLVQLAVSLVGMTLAGYLTLQFQQQVWSRLARHRLKRYGRSTRWSVDRYRP, encoded by the coding sequence ATGATGCAGTTGCGGGTGGTCACCACCGAGGAAGACACCGATGATGTACTGCGCCTCCTGTCGCAGGCCGAGGGGGTCACCTTTCCGCAGGTCTACCGTGGTGTCGTCGTCGAGCCACCTGGCAACGTCATCGTGGCTGGGGTCACTCGAGAATCGGCTGATCCCGTTATTGACGCCATTCGCAACCTTGGCGTGGGGGAGACCGGGCTCATTGCACTCAATGAGTCCGAGACGTGGATCTCAGAGCCAGGTCTGGTGGCTGAACTCACCACACCGGGCTCGGAGGCCGACGCCATGGTCTGGCCGACGATCATCAAACGTGCCTACGACGAGTCCGAACTCAACTGGACGTTCATCAGTACATTCATCCTGTCGACGTTGCTTGCCGGTATCGCGATCATCACCGACTCCCAGATTCTCACCGTGGGGGCCATGGTGCTCGGCCCGGAGTTCGGGGCCGTGGTGGCTCTCGCCCTGGCGCTGGTGAGACGCCGCCCACACCTGTTTGCCCTGGCCGCACGAGCTCTGGCGATGGGTTTCGTGGTGAGCACCCTCGTGACGGCTTTGGTGACCAAACTCGGATCCGTCATGGGGTGGCTCTCGGCAAGCTCCATCCGTGCGAACCGGCAGGCCACGTCATTCATCTACCACCCGGATCGATGGTCACTGGCCGTGGCTCTCATCGCGGGAATCGTCGGTGTCCTGGCGTTGACGTCGTCACGTACCGGTGGGTTGAGTGGTGTGTTCATCTCGGTGACGACGATCCCGGCGGCAGCCAACATCGGCGTCGCGCTGGCACTGGGGGAATGGGACGAGATACGCGGCTCACTGGTACAGCTGGCCGTCAGCCTGGTGGGAATGACCCTTGCCGGGTACCTCACCCTGCAGTTTCAGCAACAGGTGTGGTCACGCCTGGCTCGACACCGGCTCAAGAGGTATGGCCGATCGACACGGTGGAGCGTCGATCGGTACCGGCCATGA